The Mycolicibacterium cosmeticum sequence GCGCAGGCCGAGCAGCAGGCACCGCCGGATGGGGACGCCCGCCGCACCGCCATGTCGGCGATGCAGCAGCTGCGCAGCACCATCACCGGCGGTTAGTCAGACCTCCAGCAGCGCCCCGACGCAGGCCGCGCCGAGGGCGCCCGGATCGGCGCCCATCGCGTCCAGGGTGACGGTGCGCAGCGCCGCGTACGGTGCCGCCGCCACCCACTCCAGCGCCACGTCGACCGGGTGGATCGGATCGTCGGTCGCCGCTGCCACACCCATCGGGACCGCCAGCGTGGCCAGTTCGGCGCTCGTCGGCGAGACGTGCCGGGCCGCCTCGTCCATGGCGTCGGGCAACTCGGGCCACTGCGCCAGCCAGGACCGGGTGAGTTCGTCGCCCAACCAGGCCGGGCTGGACGCCCGCATCGTGGCCACCGTGGCGGCCAGGCCGTCGGTGCGCAGCAGCGCCGCGGTGTGCCGCGCGGACAGCGCGGCCGGGGCGTTGGCGGGCTGGCCCGTCCACGCCGGCAAAGCGGCCAGCACGGCGACGGTGTGCGACGGGTGCGCCACCGCCCAGGCGGCCGCCACCGCCGCGCCGATCGACACGCCGCCCACTGCGATGGTGTTGTGTTCGTCACCACGGGCCGCGTCGTCGAGGGCGGCCAGATAGCCGGCGATCAGCTGCCGCGGCTGCGGTGGCGGCGTCACCAGTACCGCCCCCACCTCGTGTAATGCACCCGAAAAGGCCCGGTACACATAGTCGTCGTCGGACCCGGTCCCGGCCAGCAGGACCGTCGTGACCCCATGCAGATTCACCGCCATGACTCGATGTTGCACCCATCGGGGCGACGCGCCCGACACGACGTGGCGATTCGCACCCAACAGGTCTACGGTGGCGAGGGTTAGGGAAGTGAATCCACGACGGATTCGCGGCAAGGGAGAGGCCATGGCTACGGCCGAAGGGTATCTGCGCCGGCTCACCCGGCGGCTCACAGAAGACCCCGAGACGCTCGATGTCGAGGAGCTCAGCGACGAGGCGGCCAGTACCGGCGCCCAGCGTGCGATCGACTGTCGACGCGGGCAGGAAGTCACGATGGTCGGAACCCTGCGTTGTGTCGAGACCAACGCCAAGGGTTGCGCCAGCGGCGTTCGCGCCGAATTGTTCGACGGCACCGACTCGGTCCAGCTGGTCTGGCTGGGACAGCGCCGCATCCCCGGCATCGAATCCGGCCGGACGCTGCGGGTGCACGGGCGGCTGGGCACGCTGGAGAACGGATCCAAGGCGATCTACAACCCGCACTACGAGATTCAGAAGTGACCCACCCCGACCAGGGGACAGCGGACGAGGTCGAGGACGGCGAGAAGCCGGGTAATACCGGCGCGCGGGCGATTCTCGACCAGATGGGCGGCATCAGCGGCCTGATCTACTCATCGCTCCCGGTCGTGGTGTTCGTCCCGGTATCGACCACCGCGGGCCTGCTGCCCGCGATCTTCGCCGCCCTGGGTGTGGCGGCCCTGGTGCTGTTCTGGCGGCTGTTCCGCCGCGAATCGCTGCAGCCGGCGCTGTCCGGGTTCATGGGCGTCGGTATCAGCGCCCTCATCGCCTACCTGGTCGGAGCCTCGAAAGGCTATTTCCTGCTGGGCATTTGGTCCTCGCTGATCTGGGCCGCGGTGTTCGCGCTGTCGGTGCTGATCCGCCGGCCCATCGTCGGCTACGTGTGGGGCTGGATCAACGACCACGGCCGCGGCTGGCGCCAGGTGCGCCGCGCCGTGCTGGCCTTCGACATCGCCACCCTGGTGTGGGTCGCGGTGTTCGCCTCCCGGTTCGTGGTCCAGCACCGCCTGTACGACGCCGACCAGACCGGCTGGCTCGGCGTGGCCCGGATCGCGATGGGCTGGCCGCTCACGGGTGTCGCGGCGATCGTCACCTACTTCGCCATCCGGTACGCCCAGCGCGCCGTGCACGCGCAACATGCCGCCGCGGCGCACCGCGACGGGCACGGCGACCAGCGGGACGCCGGACAGGATTAGGACTTCGCGGGGTGCAGCAGCAACTCCCGCAGTTCCTCCTCGACCTCGGCGACGGCCACGAAGATCAGCTCGTCGCCACCCTCCAGCGGTTCGTCGCTCTCGGGCACGATCACCCGCGGCCCGCGCAGAATCGTCACCAGTGAGGCGTCACGGGGCAACTGGAGCCGTTTGACGGCCTTGCCGCCCCACGGGGTGTCGTCGGGCAGCGTGATCTCGACCAGGTTCGCCTGGCCCTTGCGGAAACTCATCAGCCGCACCAGATCGCCCACGGCGACCGCCTCTTCGACCAGTGAGGCCAGCATCCGCGGGGTGGACACCGCGACGTCTACGCCCCAGCTCTCGTCGAACAGCCACTCGTTGCGGGGATCGTTGACCCGGGCCACCACGCGCGGCACCGCGAACTCGGTCTTGGCCAGCAGGCTGACCACCACATTGGCCTTGTCGTCGCCGGTGGCGGCGATCACGACGTCGAACTCCTCCAGCTTCACCGACTCCAGCAGGCTCAGCTCGCAGGCATCGCCGAGGCGCCACTGGGCGGCGGGGATGGCGTCCACGTCGATGTGTTGCGGGTCGCGCTCCAGCAGCGTGACGTCGTGGCTGTCGACGAGTTCGCGGGCGATGGACCGGCCGACGGCGCCGGCCCCGGCGATGGCAACCTTCATCAGTTCTCGTCCTCGCTCGGCGGCAGTGCGGAGATCGCCATGGCCTCCGCGATGTGGCCGGAGATGGCAGCCATGTAGACGTGGTCACCGGCCTGGATGACGGTCTTGGCGTCGGGCAGCAGTCCGGTTCCCAGCCGGAGCAGGAATGCCACCCGGCCGCCGGTGGCGGCCTCCAGTTCGGTGATGGGGCGGCCGGCCCATTCCTCGTGCAGCGGCAGCTCGGCCACCCCGACGTTGCCGGACGGGTCGCGCCACTTGGTGGTTTCGGTTTCCCGGGTCAGCACGTTGAGCAGCCGGTCGGTGGTCCACGGCACGGTCGCCACCGTGGGGATGCCGAGGCGTTCGTAGACGGCGGCGCGCTTGGCGTCGTAGATGCGCGCCACCACCCGCTCCACCCGGAAGGTCTCCCTGGCGACCCGGGCCGAGATGATGTTGGAGTTGTCACCGGAGGACACCGCGGCGAACGCGCCGGCCTCCTCGATGCCGGCCCGCAACAGCACATCGCGGTCGAAGCCCATCCCGAGCACCCGCTCGCCGGTGAACTCGGGGGACAGCCGGTTGAACGCCGTGCCGTCACGGTCGATCACGGCCACTTCATGGCCGATCCGGGACAACCCGTCCGCCAACGACGCGCCCACTCGGCCGCATCCCATCACCACTACCCGCACCCTGGGTCCTCTCGCCCGTCTGCCAGGAACTGCGCCCTATCCGACATGCCATTCAACCGTGCGCACCCGGAACGCTACAGCCAATCGGCGGTGGGCTTAGTCTTGGCACTCGTGTCCAAGCTTTCGACCGCCGCGCGCCGGCTGGTCCTGGGAAGGCCGTTCCGCAGCGACAAGCTCGCGCACACGCTGCTGCCCAAGCGGATCGCGCTGCCGGTGTTCGCCTCCGACGCCCTGTCGTCCGTCGCCTACGCCCCGGAGGAAATCTTCCTGGTGCTGTCGGTCGCCGGGCTGACCTCCTACTCGGTGGCCCCCTGGGTCGGGTTGGCGGTGGCCGCGGTCATGATGGTGGTGATCGCCAGCTACCGGCAGAACGTGCACGCCTACCCCTCCGGCGGTGGTGACTACGAGGTGGTCACCACCAACCTGGGGCACACCGCCGGTCTGACGGTGGCCAGTGCGCTGCTGGTCGACTATGTCCTCACGGTGGCGGTGTCGATGGCCTCGGCGATGTCGAACATCGGCTCGGCGGTGCCGTTCATCGCCCAGCACAAGGTGTTGTTCGCGGTGGTGGCGATCCTGGTGCTGGCCTCGCTGAACCTGCGCGGTATCCGGGAATCCGGCACCGCCTTCGCCATCCCCACCTACGCGTTCATGATCGGCATGTACCTGATGCTGGGCTGGGGCTTCTTCCAGATCTTCGTGCTGGGGCACGAGCTGCGGGCCGAGTCCGCCGGCTTCGAGATGCACTCCGAGCACGGCGACGTGTTGGGTCTGGCCATGGTGTTCCTGGTGGCCCGGGCCTTCTCGTCCGGGTGCGCGGCGCTGACCGGTGTGGAAGCCATCAGCAACGGGGTGCCGGCCTTCCAGAAACCCAAGTCGCGCAACGCCGCAACCACCCTGCTGCTGCTGGGCGGGATCGCCACGACGCTGTTCCTCGGCATCATCATGCTGGCCAAGGAGACCGGCGCGAAGATGGCCGAGAACACCGATCAGCTCGTCGGGGCGCCCCCTGGATACCACCAGAAGACCCTGGTGGCGCAGTTGGCCGACGCGGTGTTCCACGATTTCCCGATCGGGCTCTACGCCATCGCGGGCGTCACCGCACTGATCCTGGTACTGGCCGCGAACACGGCCTTCAACGGTTTCCCGGTGCTCGGTTCGATCCTGGCGCAGGACCGCTACCTGCCCCGGCAGCTGCACACCCGCGGCGACCGGCTGGCCTTCTCCAACGGCATCCTGTTCCTGGCGTTCGCCGCCATCGCGTTCGTGGTGGCGTTCCGCGCCGAGGTGACCGCGCTGATCCAGCTCTACATCGTCGGCGTCTTCGTCTCGTTCACCCTCAGCCAGATCGGCATGGTCCGGCACTGGACCCGGCTGCTGCGCATCGAGACCGACCCGGCGGTGCGCCGGCACATGATGCGGTCCCGGGTGATCAACAGCGTCGGGTGCGTGTGCACCGGCACGGTGCTCGTCATCGTCATCCTGACGAAATTCCTCGCCGGGGCGTGGATCGCCATCCTGGCGATGTCCTCGCTGTTCGTCATCATGAAGCTCATCCACAAGCACTACGCCACGGTGTCACGGGAGCTGGAGGAGCAGGAGGAATCGGCGGGTGACATGGTGCTGCCCAGCCGCAACCACGCCGTGGTGCTGGTGTCCAAACTGCACCTGCCGACCCGGCGCGCGCTGGCCTACGCCAGGGCCACCCGCCCGGACGTGCTGGAGGCCATCACCGTCAGCGTCGACGACGCCGAGACCCGCCAGCTGGTGCACGAATGGGAGGAAAGCGACGTCTCCGTCCCGCTCAAGGTGATCGCCTCGCCCTATCGCGAAATCACCAGGCCCGTACTGGATTACGTCAAGCGGGTCACCAAGGAGTCACCGCGCACGGTGGTGACCGTGTTCATCCCCGAATACGTGGTGGGGCACTGGTGGGAGCAGGTGCTGCACAACCAGAGCGCGCTGCGGCTCAAGGGCAGGTTGCTGTTCGAGCCGAACGTGATGGTGACCTCGGTGCCGTGGCAGCTGAACTCGTCGGAACGGCTCAAGAAGCTGGCGCCGCAGTCCGCGCCCGGCGACGCGCGCAGAGGTTTCCTGGATTGAGCGAGCTGACGCTGACCACCGGGCCGGCGGCCAACGGTGGCAGCTGCGTGGCCCGCCACGACGGCCGGGTGGTGTTCGTCCGCTACGCCCTGCCGGGGGAGACGGTGCGCGTGCGGGTGCGCGCCGAGCGCGGATCCTATTGGCACGCAGACGTTCTGGAGGTGCTGGAGGCGTCCCCGGACCGGATCGAGCCGTTGTGCCCGATCGCCGGTGTGCACGGTTCGGGCTGTTGCGACCTGGCCTTCGCTGAGCCCTCGGCCGTCCGCCGGCTCAAGGGCGAGGTGGTGGCCAATCAGCTGGCCCGCCTGGGCGGCTTCCAGTGGAGCGGGGTGGCCGAAGAGGTCGGTACGACCGGCGCCACCGGTTGGCGCACCCGGGTGCGCCTGGATGTCTCGGAGTCCGGCCACGCCGGGTTTCACCGCTATCACAGCAACGAGCTGCACCCCGAGCTGAACTGCGGGCAGCTGCGGCCCGGGCTGCTGGACGGGGTGGCCGGATCCCGCTGGCCGCCGGGGGCGCAACTGCACATCGCCGTCGACGACGACGGGGTGCGGCACATCGTGCAGACGGGCCCGGGCCGCAAGGCGCAGACGCAGGCCGTCGAGGGCACCTACGAGGCGGTGCAGCGCATCGGCGACCGGCAGTGGCGGGTGCCGGTGACGGCGTTCTGGCAGGCCCACCGGGATGCCCCCGCGCTCTACAGCGCCCTGATCCGCGATGCGGCCCGGCTGCGGCCCGGCATGACGGCGTGGGATCTCTACGGTGGCGCAGGGGTTTTCGCGGCGGCGCTGGCCGCCGAAGTCGGTGCGTCGGGGCACGTGCTGACGGTCGACACGTCACGAGGATCGGCGCGCGCCGCGCGTGCGGCGCTGGCCGACATGCCGTGGGTGTCGGTGGTGACGGACTCGGTGCGCCGTGCGCTGTCGGGGCAGCGACGCCCGGCGGCGGATGTCGCGGTGCTCGACCCGCCGCGCACCGGGGCCGGCCGCGAGGTGATCGACATGATCGCCGGGGTACCTCGAGTGATCCACATCGGTTGTGAGACGGCGTCATTCGCCCGCGACGTGGGGGAGTACCTGCGCAACGGGTACACCGTCGAACAGCTGCGGGTGTTCGACGCGTTCCCGCTGACGCACCACGTCGAGTGCGTGGCGGTGCTGGCGCGATAACCTGAACCCAGGTGTGCCGGGAAGTCTGGTCGGCGTCGCTGACCGCTACCCGGAGGAGACCGATGATCAGGCGCCGACTGCTGAGCCGGGGCTCCTGGCCCGAGACCAAGCGGCTGAGCGAGATCCTGCGCAGCGAAACCGTCGGCGGCATGCTGCTGCTCGTCGCGGCGGGCGCCGCCCTGATCTGGGCCAACTCGCCGTGGGCGAACGACTACCGCAGGCTCTCCGATTTCGCTCTCGGCCCGGAACGGCTGCACCTGCATCTGACCATCAGCGCCTGGGCCGCCGACGGCCTGCTGGCCATCTTCTTCTTCGTCGTCGGCGTCGAACTCAAACGCGAGTTCGTCGCCGGTGACCTGCGTGACCCGGCGCGCGCGGCGCTGCCCATCGCGGCGGCCGTCGGCGGCATGGTCGCGCCGGCGGCCATCTTCGTCGCCGTGAACGCCGGCCACCGTGAGAACCTCGGCGGCTGGGCCGTCCCCATCGCCACCGACATCGCGTTCGCGCTGGCCGTGCTGGCCGTCCTGTCCACCCACCTGCCGACCGCGCTGCGAACCTTCCTGCTCACCCTGGCCGTCGTGGACGACCTGCTGGCGATCACGGTCATCGCCGCGTTCTACACCGACCACCTCGCGCCCGGGCCACTGCTGGCCGCACTCGTCCCGATCGGGCTGTTCGGCCTGGCGGTGCAGAAGGGGTGGCGACATCCGCTGCTGCTCATCCCGCTGGCCGTCACCGCCTGGGCGCTGGTGCACGCCAGCGGGGTGCACGCCACGGTGGCGGGGGTGCTGCTCGGTTTCACCGTCCCGGTGTTGGGGCGCCACGCCGCCGCCGAGTCCGTCGAACACCGCATGCGGCCACTGTCGGCCGGGGTGGCCGTGCCGGTGTTCGCGTTCTTCGCCGCCGGTGTCACCGTGGGCGGGTTCAGCGGCCTGGGCGACTCGCTGCTGCATCCGGTGACCATCGGCGTCATCGCCGGGCTGGTGCTCGGCAAACCGATCGGTGTGTTCTGCACCACATGGCTGCTGGCCCGGTTCACCGGGGCCAGCCTGGACGACGAGCTGGCCTGGCGCGATGTGCTCGGGGTGGCGCTGCTGGCCGGGATCGGGTTCACCGTCTCACTGCTGATCGGGGAGCTGGCCTTCGCCGACGGCAGCGTGGCCTACACCGACGTCAAGATCGCGGTGCTGTGCGGATCGGTGCTGGCCGGCGCACTGGCCGCGGTCGTGCTGGTCAGCCGCAATGCCGCCTACCGGCGCATCCACGCGCTGGAGACCGCCGACGCCGACCACGACGGCGTGCCCGACATCTATCAGGCTCGACGGGACTGACCGGTGTTGCGTGCGTAAACTGACGGGATGCTTGAACAGATCCGCGGACCCGCAGATCTGCAGCACCTTTCCCAGTCGCAGCTCAACGATCTGGCCTGTGAAATCCGTGAATTCCTGATTCACAAGGTTGCTGCAACCGGCGGTCATCTCGGCCCGAACCTGGGCGTGGTCGAACTGACCCTGGCGCTGCACCGGGTTTTCGACTCGCCGCACGACCCGATCATCTTCGACACCGGCCATCAGGCCTACGTGCACAAGATGCTCACCGGCCGCTGCGCAGAATTCGCCAACCTGCGGATGAAGGGCGGCCTGTCCGGCTACCCGTCGCGGGCCGAGAGCGAGCACGACTGGGTGGAATCCAGCCACGCCAGCACCGCGCTGTCCTACGCCGACGGGCTGGCCAAGGCGTTCGAGTTGTCCGGGCATCGCAACCGGCACGTCGTCGCCGTCGTGGGTGACGGGGCGCTGACCGGCGGCATGTGCTGGGAGGCGCTGAACAACATCGCCGCCGCGCACCGGCCGATCGTCATCGTCGTCAACGACAACGGACGCAGCTACGCGCCGACCATCGGCGGGCTCGCCGACCACCTGGCCGGGCTGCGTCTGCAGCCGGGCTACGAGAAGGTGCTGGAAAAGGGCCGCGACACGGTGCGCGGGGTGCCGCTGATCGGTGAGTTCTGCTATCAGTGCATGCACAGCGTCAAGGCCGGGATCAAGGACGCGCTGTCGCCGCAGGTCATGTTCACCGACCTGGGCCTGAAGTACGTCGGGCCGATCGACGGCCACGACGAGCGCGCCGTCGAGGCGGCGCTGCGCAGCGCCCGTGGTTTCAACGCGCCGGTGATCGTGCACGTCGTGACCCGCAAGGGCATGGGCTATTCGTTCGCCGAGAACGACGAAGCCGAGCAGATGCACTCGACGGGCGTCATCGACCCGCACACCGGGCGCTCGACCGCCGCCTCCCCGCCGGGGTGGACGTCGGTCTTCTCCGACGAGCTGATCCAGAAGGCGGCCCGCCGCCGCGATATCGTCGCGATCACCGCGGCCATGCCCGGCCCGACCGGGCTGAGTGCCTTCCGCCAGCACTATCCGGACCGCTTCTTCGACGTCGGCATCGCCGAGCAGCACGCCATGACGTCGGCGGCCGGGTTGGCGATGGGCGGCATGCATCCCGTGGTGGCCATCTACTCGACGTTCCTGAACCGGGCGTTCGATCAGGTGATGATGGATGTCGCGCTGCACAAGCTGCCGGTCACCATGGTGCTGGACCGCGCCGGGGTCACCGGCAACGACGGCGCCAGCCACAACGGCATGTGGGACCTGTCGATGCTGGGCATCGTGCCCGGAATGCGGGTGGCCGCCCCGCGTGACGCGACCCGGCTGCGCGAGGAGTTCGGCGAGGCGCTCGACGTGAAGGACGGGCCGACGGCCATCAGATTCCCGAAAGGTGCTGTGGGAGAAGACATCCCGGCACTAGAGCGGCGTGACGGGGTGGATGTCCTGGCGGTGCCGGCCGACGGCCTGTCCGGTGACGTCCTGCTCGTCGCCGTCGGACCGTTCGCGGTGATGGCACTGGCGGTGGCGCAGCGCCTGCAACGACAGGGCATCGGTGTCACCGTCGTCGACCCGCGCTGGGTGCTGCCGGTGCCGCGTGCGCTGCACGCGCTGGCGTCGGCGCACAAGCTGGTGGTCACCGTCGAGGACAACGGCGTGCACGGCGGGATCGGCTCGGCGGTGTCGGCGGCGTTGCGCGCCGACGATATCGACGTGCCGTGCCGCGACGTCGGGATACCTCAGCAATTCCAGGAGCACGCGTCACGCTCGGAGATCCTCACCGAGATCGGGCTCACCGATCAGCACATCGCCCGCCAGATCACCGGCTGGGTGGCGGCGCTGGGCAGCCCGGTGGGCGTCGACGTCAGCGAGCAGGTCGACTGAACCCGGCCCCGGATCGGGTGTGACATCGCGCGCGGTGACCTCGTCACCGCAGGTGTCACAACACAGCCGGACCCCCACCTGGCCGCCGCATCCGGTGTGCCGGTAGTGGACGAACGGGCCGTCGGGTGCCAGATACTTGTCGCCCCATGCCCGCAACGCCATCAGGACCGGGTACAGGTCCAGTCCTTTCTCGGTGAGCCGGTACTCGTAGCGCGTGCGGCGCGCATCGCGGTAGGCGCTGCGGGACAGCACCCCGGCGTCCACCAGCCGGGTCAACCGCTGCGCGAGCATGGAACGGCTGACACCCAGGCTGGACTGGAAGTGCTCGAAGCGGCGGACGCCCGCGAACGCCTGGCGCAGCAGCACCAGTGTCCACCGGTCACCGAGCAGGGCCAGCGGCCGCAGGATCGAGCACGGTTCCTCGTGCAAGGCGTCGAAGCGCACGGGGTGAGCATATCGCTATTGCGTTCTTTTTTCGAACCCAGCTAGGCTCGGCCCATGGACGCCGAGCTTGCGCAATGGAAGGCCGCGGGAAAGTCGTTCGACTACCTGGGCTTCGACATCTTCTACCGGCATGAGGGCACCGGCCCGAATCTCCTTCTCATCCACGGGTATCCGTTCAACTCCTGGGACTGGGCCCTGATCTGGCCGGAACTGACCTCCCGCTTCACCGTGATCGCCCCCGACATGATCGGCATGGGTTTCTCCGACAAACCCCAGCGGTACGGCTACTCGGTGCCCGACCACGCCGACATG is a genomic window containing:
- the dxs gene encoding 1-deoxy-D-xylulose-5-phosphate synthase encodes the protein MLEQIRGPADLQHLSQSQLNDLACEIREFLIHKVAATGGHLGPNLGVVELTLALHRVFDSPHDPIIFDTGHQAYVHKMLTGRCAEFANLRMKGGLSGYPSRAESEHDWVESSHASTALSYADGLAKAFELSGHRNRHVVAVVGDGALTGGMCWEALNNIAAAHRPIVIVVNDNGRSYAPTIGGLADHLAGLRLQPGYEKVLEKGRDTVRGVPLIGEFCYQCMHSVKAGIKDALSPQVMFTDLGLKYVGPIDGHDERAVEAALRSARGFNAPVIVHVVTRKGMGYSFAENDEAEQMHSTGVIDPHTGRSTAASPPGWTSVFSDELIQKAARRRDIVAITAAMPGPTGLSAFRQHYPDRFFDVGIAEQHAMTSAAGLAMGGMHPVVAIYSTFLNRAFDQVMMDVALHKLPVTMVLDRAGVTGNDGASHNGMWDLSMLGIVPGMRVAAPRDATRLREEFGEALDVKDGPTAIRFPKGAVGEDIPALERRDGVDVLAVPADGLSGDVLLVAVGPFAVMALAVAQRLQRQGIGVTVVDPRWVLPVPRALHALASAHKLVVTVEDNGVHGGIGSAVSAALRADDIDVPCRDVGIPQQFQEHASRSEILTEIGLTDQHIARQITGWVAALGSPVGVDVSEQVD
- a CDS encoding OB-fold nucleic acid binding domain-containing protein; translated protein: MATAEGYLRRLTRRLTEDPETLDVEELSDEAASTGAQRAIDCRRGQEVTMVGTLRCVETNAKGCASGVRAELFDGTDSVQLVWLGQRRIPGIESGRTLRVHGRLGTLENGSKAIYNPHYEIQK
- a CDS encoding APC family permease — translated: MSKLSTAARRLVLGRPFRSDKLAHTLLPKRIALPVFASDALSSVAYAPEEIFLVLSVAGLTSYSVAPWVGLAVAAVMMVVIASYRQNVHAYPSGGGDYEVVTTNLGHTAGLTVASALLVDYVLTVAVSMASAMSNIGSAVPFIAQHKVLFAVVAILVLASLNLRGIRESGTAFAIPTYAFMIGMYLMLGWGFFQIFVLGHELRAESAGFEMHSEHGDVLGLAMVFLVARAFSSGCAALTGVEAISNGVPAFQKPKSRNAATTLLLLGGIATTLFLGIIMLAKETGAKMAENTDQLVGAPPGYHQKTLVAQLADAVFHDFPIGLYAIAGVTALILVLAANTAFNGFPVLGSILAQDRYLPRQLHTRGDRLAFSNGILFLAFAAIAFVVAFRAEVTALIQLYIVGVFVSFTLSQIGMVRHWTRLLRIETDPAVRRHMMRSRVINSVGCVCTGTVLVIVILTKFLAGAWIAILAMSSLFVIMKLIHKHYATVSRELEEQEESAGDMVLPSRNHAVVLVSKLHLPTRRALAYARATRPDVLEAITVSVDDAETRQLVHEWEESDVSVPLKVIASPYREITRPVLDYVKRVTKESPRTVVTVFIPEYVVGHWWEQVLHNQSALRLKGRLLFEPNVMVTSVPWQLNSSERLKKLAPQSAPGDARRGFLD
- a CDS encoding potassium channel family protein, giving the protein MKVAIAGAGAVGRSIARELVDSHDVTLLERDPQHIDVDAIPAAQWRLGDACELSLLESVKLEEFDVVIAATGDDKANVVVSLLAKTEFAVPRVVARVNDPRNEWLFDESWGVDVAVSTPRMLASLVEEAVAVGDLVRLMSFRKGQANLVEITLPDDTPWGGKAVKRLQLPRDASLVTILRGPRVIVPESDEPLEGGDELIFVAVAEVEEELRELLLHPAKS
- a CDS encoding DUF3159 domain-containing protein, whose product is MTHPDQGTADEVEDGEKPGNTGARAILDQMGGISGLIYSSLPVVVFVPVSTTAGLLPAIFAALGVAALVLFWRLFRRESLQPALSGFMGVGISALIAYLVGASKGYFLLGIWSSLIWAAVFALSVLIRRPIVGYVWGWINDHGRGWRQVRRAVLAFDIATLVWVAVFASRFVVQHRLYDADQTGWLGVARIAMGWPLTGVAAIVTYFAIRYAQRAVHAQHAAAAHRDGHGDQRDAGQD
- a CDS encoding class I SAM-dependent RNA methyltransferase, whose product is MSELTLTTGPAANGGSCVARHDGRVVFVRYALPGETVRVRVRAERGSYWHADVLEVLEASPDRIEPLCPIAGVHGSGCCDLAFAEPSAVRRLKGEVVANQLARLGGFQWSGVAEEVGTTGATGWRTRVRLDVSESGHAGFHRYHSNELHPELNCGQLRPGLLDGVAGSRWPPGAQLHIAVDDDGVRHIVQTGPGRKAQTQAVEGTYEAVQRIGDRQWRVPVTAFWQAHRDAPALYSALIRDAARLRPGMTAWDLYGGAGVFAAALAAEVGASGHVLTVDTSRGSARAARAALADMPWVSVVTDSVRRALSGQRRPAADVAVLDPPRTGAGREVIDMIAGVPRVIHIGCETASFARDVGEYLRNGYTVEQLRVFDAFPLTHHVECVAVLAR
- a CDS encoding potassium channel family protein, which gives rise to MRVVVMGCGRVGASLADGLSRIGHEVAVIDRDGTAFNRLSPEFTGERVLGMGFDRDVLLRAGIEEAGAFAAVSSGDNSNIISARVARETFRVERVVARIYDAKRAAVYERLGIPTVATVPWTTDRLLNVLTRETETTKWRDPSGNVGVAELPLHEEWAGRPITELEAATGGRVAFLLRLGTGLLPDAKTVIQAGDHVYMAAISGHIAEAMAISALPPSEDEN
- the nhaA gene encoding Na+/H+ antiporter NhaA produces the protein MIRRRLLSRGSWPETKRLSEILRSETVGGMLLLVAAGAALIWANSPWANDYRRLSDFALGPERLHLHLTISAWAADGLLAIFFFVVGVELKREFVAGDLRDPARAALPIAAAVGGMVAPAAIFVAVNAGHRENLGGWAVPIATDIAFALAVLAVLSTHLPTALRTFLLTLAVVDDLLAITVIAAFYTDHLAPGPLLAALVPIGLFGLAVQKGWRHPLLLIPLAVTAWALVHASGVHATVAGVLLGFTVPVLGRHAAAESVEHRMRPLSAGVAVPVFAFFAAGVTVGGFSGLGDSLLHPVTIGVIAGLVLGKPIGVFCTTWLLARFTGASLDDELAWRDVLGVALLAGIGFTVSLLIGELAFADGSVAYTDVKIAVLCGSVLAGALAAVVLVSRNAAYRRIHALETADADHDGVPDIYQARRD